A stretch of Paracoccus sp. N5 DNA encodes these proteins:
- a CDS encoding 50S ribosomal protein L25/general stress protein Ctc — translation MAKEIPDLVAEARAGTGKGAARQARREGKVPGIVYGDGKDPQPIQIEFNSLLTKLRAGRFLSTLWNLKIDGQEDVRVVCRGVQRDVVKDLPTHIDFMRLHRNTRVNLFIHVNFENHDAAPGLKRGGTLVVVRPEVELVVTASDIPEQITVDLTGKQIGDTIHIEDVVLPAGVKPTLDRNFVIANIAAPSGLRSADNEEAAEGEAAEA, via the coding sequence ATGGCCAAAGAGATCCCGGATCTGGTGGCCGAGGCACGCGCGGGGACAGGCAAGGGGGCCGCCCGCCAAGCTCGCCGCGAAGGCAAGGTGCCCGGCATCGTTTATGGCGACGGGAAAGACCCGCAGCCGATCCAAATCGAATTCAACTCGCTGCTGACCAAGCTGCGCGCCGGTCGCTTCCTGTCCACGCTGTGGAACCTGAAGATCGACGGCCAGGAAGACGTGCGCGTCGTCTGCCGCGGCGTCCAGCGCGACGTGGTCAAGGACCTGCCGACGCATATCGACTTCATGCGCCTGCACCGCAACACCCGGGTGAACCTGTTCATCCACGTGAACTTCGAAAATCACGACGCCGCCCCCGGCCTCAAGCGCGGCGGCACGCTGGTCGTGGTGCGCCCCGAGGTCGAGCTGGTCGTGACCGCCTCGGACATCCCCGAGCAGATCACCGTGGACCTGACCGGCAAGCAGATCGGCGACACCATCCACATCGAGGACGTGGTCCTGCCGGCCGGCGTGAAGCCGACCCTCGACCGCAACTTCGTGATCGCCAATATCGCCGCGCCCTCGGGCCTGCGTTCGGCCGATAACGAGGAAGCCGCTGAAGGCGAGGCCGCCGAGGCCTGA
- a CDS encoding TetR/AcrR family transcriptional regulator, whose amino-acid sequence MARRQGSRAEITGPLVRDAARRLFARHGYAAVSMRQIAAEVGLQVGALYAYTPDKQALLADLLRSHMEELLAAWQDDPARPALDRLQAFLRFHIQTSLERPEAVFLSYMELRNLEADNRAEIAALRRRYEDALEAILVAGMAQGSMRIPDSRLATMALIAMLTGITNWYREGGRLDQDRVAAVYWELVRGAVGA is encoded by the coding sequence ATGGCACGCAGGCAGGGCTCCAGGGCAGAGATCACCGGACCGCTGGTCCGCGACGCGGCGCGCAGGCTGTTCGCGCGCCACGGCTATGCCGCCGTCTCGATGCGCCAGATCGCGGCCGAGGTCGGCCTGCAGGTCGGCGCGCTCTATGCCTATACGCCCGACAAGCAGGCGCTGCTGGCCGATCTCCTGCGCAGCCATATGGAGGAGCTGCTGGCCGCCTGGCAGGACGACCCGGCGCGCCCGGCGCTCGACCGGCTGCAGGCCTTTCTGCGCTTCCATATCCAGACCAGCCTGGAGCGGCCCGAGGCGGTATTCCTGTCCTACATGGAACTGCGCAATCTCGAGGCCGACAACCGCGCCGAGATCGCCGCCCTGCGCCGCCGCTACGAGGATGCGCTCGAGGCGATCCTGGTCGCCGGCATGGCCCAGGGCAGCATGCGCATCCCCGATTCGCGCCTGGCCACCATGGCGCTGATCGCCATGCTGACCGGCATCACCAACTGGTATCGCGAAGGCGGCCGCCTGGACCAGGACCGCGTCGCGGCGGTCTATTGGGAACTGGTCCGCGGCGCGGTCGGCGCCTGA
- a CDS encoding alpha-hydroxy acid oxidase has protein sequence MPVITCIDDLKAIYRRRVPRMFYDYAESGSYTEGTFRENCSDFQRIKLRQRVAVDMTNRSTRSTMIGQDVAMPVALAPVGLTGMQSADGEIKAARAARDFGVPFTLSTMSICSLEDVAQEVPHPFWFQLYVMRDQEFLEAIIERAKRANCSALVLTLDLQILGQRHKDLKNGLSAPPKLTLPVMLDLATKWRWGIEMLQTRRRFFGNIVGHAKGVGDTSSLSSWTAEQFDPQLDWDKIARIRDLWGGKLILKGINDPEDARMAAGFGADAIIVSNHGGRQLDGAVSSIRMLPEIVAAVGDQVEIHLDSGIRSGQDVLKALALGAHATYIGRAFIYGLGAMGQAGVTAALEVIHKELDITMALCGERDVRNLGRHNLLLPPDFLTPWA, from the coding sequence ATGCCGGTCATCACCTGCATCGACGACCTTAAGGCGATCTATCGCCGGCGCGTGCCGCGCATGTTCTACGACTATGCCGAGAGCGGCAGCTATACCGAGGGCACCTTCCGCGAGAATTGCTCGGACTTCCAGCGCATCAAGCTGCGCCAGCGCGTCGCCGTCGACATGACGAACCGCAGCACCCGCAGCACCATGATCGGCCAGGACGTCGCCATGCCGGTGGCGCTGGCGCCGGTCGGGCTGACCGGCATGCAATCCGCCGACGGCGAGATCAAGGCCGCCCGCGCCGCGCGCGATTTCGGCGTGCCCTTCACGCTGTCGACCATGTCGATCTGCTCGCTCGAGGACGTGGCGCAAGAGGTGCCGCATCCGTTCTGGTTCCAGCTCTACGTCATGCGGGACCAGGAATTCCTCGAGGCGATCATCGAGCGGGCCAAGCGCGCCAACTGCTCGGCCCTGGTGCTGACGCTGGACCTGCAGATCCTGGGCCAGCGCCACAAGGATCTGAAGAACGGCCTGTCCGCCCCGCCCAAGCTGACGCTGCCGGTCATGCTGGACCTGGCGACGAAATGGCGCTGGGGCATCGAGATGCTGCAGACCAGGCGCCGCTTCTTCGGCAATATCGTCGGTCACGCCAAGGGCGTCGGCGACACCTCCTCGCTGTCGAGCTGGACCGCCGAGCAATTCGACCCGCAGCTCGACTGGGACAAGATCGCCCGCATCCGCGACCTCTGGGGCGGCAAGCTGATCCTGAAGGGCATCAACGACCCCGAGGACGCCCGCATGGCCGCCGGCTTCGGCGCCGATGCGATCATCGTCAGCAACCACGGCGGCCGGCAGCTGGACGGCGCGGTGAGTTCGATCCGCATGCTGCCCGAGATCGTCGCGGCGGTCGGTGACCAGGTCGAGATCCATCTCGACAGCGGCATCCGCTCGGGCCAGGACGTGCTGAAGGCACTGGCGCTCGGGGCGCATGCGACCTATATCGGCCGCGCCTTCATCTACGGGTTGGGTGCCATGGGCCAGGCGGGCGTCACCGCGGCGCTGGAGGTGATCCACAAGGAGCTGGACATTACCATGGCGCTGTGCGGCGAACGCGATGTCAGGAACCTCGGCCGCCACAACCTGCTGTTGCCGCCGGATTTCCTGACACCCTGGGCGTGA
- a CDS encoding acyltransferase family protein codes for MHRIHSLDYLKLGLAVLVAFAHTYWLQTNMTPRLFLIGNGLMRVMVPVFCIVAGYFLYSAVARGKGVKWLWRVLALYLFWMAVYFPFWLNEIHGLASLVKELLWGYFHLWFMAGILVAGALVLVLRGLGRVLAPAYEYRILLGAALVCAVIGVTLQYMALSGVAQIGVKKFSNGLFMCFPFVTIGYLCGRRVARLGTLGLPPRWLVLSLTIGGLGLLMIEAWLVQARWSDDVMLDIPASSYIAAPALFIATLGTPLPAPPVRLDPISAGIYFMHVLALHLAHALGFTHLMDLMLFAVGLPTLVALLLQRLPIPGFGKPAHRHHDHGQDTAQP; via the coding sequence TTGCATCGTATTCATTCTCTCGACTATCTCAAGCTGGGTCTGGCCGTGCTGGTGGCCTTTGCCCATACCTACTGGCTGCAGACCAACATGACGCCGCGGCTGTTCCTGATCGGCAACGGGCTGATGCGGGTCATGGTGCCGGTCTTCTGCATCGTCGCGGGCTATTTCCTTTACTCGGCGGTGGCGCGCGGCAAGGGCGTCAAGTGGCTGTGGCGGGTGCTGGCGCTCTACCTGTTCTGGATGGCGGTCTATTTCCCGTTCTGGCTGAACGAGATCCACGGCCTGGCCTCGCTGGTCAAGGAGCTGCTCTGGGGCTATTTCCACCTGTGGTTCATGGCCGGGATCCTGGTCGCCGGGGCGCTGGTGCTGGTCCTGCGCGGCCTGGGCCGGGTGCTGGCGCCGGCCTATGAATACCGCATCCTGCTGGGCGCCGCGCTGGTCTGCGCCGTGATCGGCGTGACGCTGCAATACATGGCGCTGTCGGGCGTGGCGCAGATCGGGGTGAAGAAGTTCTCGAACGGGCTCTTCATGTGCTTCCCCTTCGTCACCATCGGCTATCTCTGCGGCCGGCGGGTGGCGCGGCTGGGAACCCTGGGGCTGCCGCCGCGCTGGCTGGTGCTGTCGCTGACCATCGGCGGGCTCGGGCTTTTGATGATCGAGGCCTGGCTGGTGCAGGCGCGCTGGAGCGACGACGTGATGCTGGACATCCCGGCCAGTTCCTATATCGCGGCGCCGGCGCTGTTCATCGCCACGCTGGGCACGCCGCTGCCGGCGCCGCCGGTCCGGCTGGATCCGATCTCGGCCGGGATCTATTTCATGCATGTGCTGGCGCTGCATCTCGCGCATGCGCTGGGATTCACGCATCTCATGGACCTGATGCTGTTCGCGGTCGGGCTGCCGACGCTGGTGGCGCTGCTGTTGCAGCGCCTGCCGATCCCGGGCTTCGGCAAGCCGGCCCATCGCCATCACGACCACGGCCAGGACACCGCACAGCCCTGA